The following coding sequences lie in one Metallumcola ferriviriculae genomic window:
- a CDS encoding aldehyde ferredoxin oxidoreductase family protein, with translation MKIYRIDMTEGKVAAEEVAEKYAALGGRGLTSQIIADEVDPNCHALGGGNKLVIAPGLLSGTSAPSSGRLSVGTKSPLTGTIKESNAGGTASQKLAKLGIKAIIIEGQPKDGKFYTIKITNDGVQLLDAAKLIGKRNYDVGDLARGDFGEKVCVMSIGPAGEYKVSAASIAVTDGEGRPVRHCGRGGTGAVMGSKGVKAVIIDDAGAPGVEVKDKDKFKEAARDFSKMLLDHPVCGQGLPTYGTAVLVNILNEAGGLPTKNFRSGRFDGADKIGGEAMYDIINERKGNPTHGCHPGCVMRCSQVYNDKEGNYLTAGFEYETIWAFGAHCTIDDLDAIATLDRLCDDIGVDTIEMGVTVGVAMEAGIIPFGDAEGAIDLLQQVGEGTPLGRILGNGASFTGKAYGITRVPTVKDQSMPAYDPRAVKGVGVTYATTTQGADHTAGYSVTANILKVGGNVDPLNKEGQVDLSRNLQIATAAVDSTGLCLFVAFAVLDEPKALPRVVDMLNAQYGLSLTLDDVTALGQSILKVERDFNAKAGFTKSHDRLPEFFKEVLEPHGTTWDFTDEELDNLYNF, from the coding sequence ATGAAAATCTACAGGATTGACATGACAGAAGGTAAGGTTGCTGCTGAAGAGGTAGCGGAAAAGTATGCCGCTTTAGGCGGCCGCGGCTTGACTTCCCAAATCATTGCCGACGAGGTCGACCCAAACTGCCATGCCCTTGGCGGCGGAAACAAGCTGGTCATCGCACCGGGACTCCTTTCCGGTACTAGTGCACCCAGTTCCGGCCGTTTATCGGTTGGTACCAAGAGCCCCTTAACCGGGACCATCAAGGAATCCAATGCCGGCGGTACTGCTTCTCAAAAGCTTGCTAAGCTGGGTATAAAGGCTATTATTATCGAAGGCCAGCCCAAGGACGGAAAGTTCTATACCATTAAAATTACCAATGACGGCGTTCAATTACTGGATGCTGCCAAACTGATAGGCAAAAGAAATTACGACGTGGGTGACTTAGCACGTGGTGATTTCGGAGAAAAGGTATGTGTGATGTCCATCGGGCCTGCCGGTGAATACAAGGTCTCCGCAGCCTCCATCGCAGTAACTGACGGTGAGGGTCGCCCGGTACGTCACTGCGGCCGCGGCGGTACAGGCGCAGTGATGGGCTCCAAGGGCGTTAAAGCCGTCATTATCGATGATGCCGGCGCTCCGGGAGTAGAAGTTAAGGATAAGGATAAATTTAAAGAAGCAGCCAGAGACTTCAGCAAAATGCTCCTTGACCACCCGGTATGCGGCCAAGGCCTGCCCACATATGGTACTGCAGTATTGGTAAACATTCTTAACGAGGCCGGTGGTCTTCCCACTAAAAACTTCCGTTCAGGGCGTTTTGACGGTGCGGATAAAATCGGTGGCGAAGCAATGTACGATATAATCAATGAACGCAAAGGTAATCCAACCCATGGATGCCATCCCGGTTGTGTCATGCGCTGTTCCCAAGTCTATAATGATAAGGAAGGCAATTACCTTACCGCCGGTTTTGAGTATGAAACTATCTGGGCATTCGGAGCTCACTGTACTATTGATGACTTAGATGCCATTGCCACCTTGGACCGCCTTTGCGATGACATCGGCGTGGACACCATCGAGATGGGCGTAACCGTCGGGGTGGCCATGGAGGCAGGTATTATCCCGTTTGGCGACGCAGAAGGCGCTATTGACCTGCTGCAGCAGGTCGGCGAAGGTACACCGCTGGGCAGAATTCTCGGTAACGGTGCATCCTTCACCGGTAAAGCGTACGGCATCACCCGAGTTCCTACTGTAAAAGACCAAAGCATGCCGGCTTATGACCCGCGGGCGGTTAAAGGTGTCGGCGTCACATACGCCACTACTACCCAGGGTGCAGACCACACTGCGGGCTATAGTGTTACCGCAAATATCTTAAAAGTGGGCGGAAACGTTGACCCCTTAAACAAAGAAGGCCAGGTAGACCTGTCCCGTAACCTGCAGATTGCCACTGCCGCTGTGGACAGCACAGGTCTCTGCTTATTTGTGGCCTTCGCAGTATTGGATGAACCTAAAGCACTACCGCGGGTGGTGGATATGCTTAACGCTCAATACGGCCTCAGCCTTACCCTTGATGATGTAACTGCTTTAGGGCAATCAATACTAAAAGTGGAAAGAGATTTCAACGCAAAGGCCGGTTTCACAAAGTCTCACGACCGTTTGCCTGAATTCTTTAAGGAAGTACTTGAACCCCACGGCACCACTTGGGACTTCACAGATGAGGAGCTTGATAATCTTTACAACTTCTAG
- a CDS encoding MoaD/ThiS family protein, whose product MELEVRLFANLRDNYPKESKGVLTLSMPQGSTAAQLVRQLNIPKDLPLIILVNGRRQREDTLLNDGDRVGIFPPVGGG is encoded by the coding sequence GTGGAATTAGAAGTACGTCTCTTTGCTAATTTGCGTGACAATTACCCAAAGGAATCTAAGGGTGTGCTGACGCTCAGTATGCCGCAAGGCAGCACCGCAGCACAGCTCGTTCGACAACTGAATATTCCCAAAGACCTGCCGTTAATAATTTTAGTCAACGGTCGGCGTCAGCGGGAAGATACATTATTGAATGACGGTGACCGGGTGGGTATATTCCCTCCGGTTGGCGGCGGATAA
- a CDS encoding TlyA family RNA methyltransferase, with product MAKVRLDLLLVDRGFFPSREKAKANIMAGQVLVDEQKVDKAGTKVHDSAAIRIIGEAIPYVSRGGLKLAGAMEAFQLKLEGKVVLDIGASTGGFTDCALQYGAVKVFAVDVGYGQLAWKLRQDPRVICLERTNARYLNIEQLGEKVGLVTIDVAFISLEKILPALPFLLKEEGQVVALIKPQFEAGKEKVGKKGVVRDPDVHREVIENILECARELDFHVLGLKHSPIRGPEGNIEYLLFLGVSANGQINPNTKEVVSAAHRDV from the coding sequence ATGGCTAAAGTCAGGCTGGACCTGCTGTTAGTTGACAGGGGGTTTTTCCCCAGTCGGGAAAAAGCGAAGGCCAATATTATGGCTGGCCAGGTGTTGGTAGATGAACAAAAGGTTGATAAAGCAGGAACCAAGGTGCACGATAGTGCTGCCATTCGTATTATTGGAGAAGCAATTCCTTATGTCAGTCGGGGCGGTTTGAAGTTAGCAGGGGCAATGGAAGCATTCCAATTGAAATTGGAAGGTAAAGTGGTTTTAGATATTGGCGCGTCTACCGGTGGTTTTACTGATTGTGCACTGCAATATGGTGCTGTTAAGGTTTTCGCAGTGGATGTGGGCTATGGGCAGTTGGCATGGAAACTGCGTCAGGACCCGAGAGTAATATGTCTAGAACGAACCAATGCCCGATACTTAAATATTGAACAGTTAGGGGAAAAGGTTGGATTGGTTACGATTGATGTGGCCTTTATCTCTTTAGAGAAGATATTGCCTGCTTTACCTTTTCTCTTAAAAGAGGAAGGTCAAGTAGTTGCGTTAATCAAACCCCAGTTTGAAGCGGGTAAAGAAAAGGTGGGCAAAAAGGGAGTGGTGCGTGACCCGGATGTCCATAGGGAAGTGATAGAAAATATCCTCGAATGTGCCAGGGAGTTGGACTTTCATGTATTGGGTCTGAAACATTCGCCTATTCGTGGTCCCGAGGGAAATATAGAATATCTGCTTTTTTTAGGGGTAAGTGCAAATGGCCAAATAAATCCTAATACTAAAGAGGTTGTTTCTGCTGCTCATCGGGATGTATGA